The sequence AGCACGCTGGTATTCTCGGCCCAGTCGGCTTCCGGGCTTCCCGCCGACATCAACCCCGATTCGCGGGCGCGCCTTCCGTATATGCAGCGCAAGAATATGGACGATGCGGCCCAGAAAATTTTCGACGTGCTGCCCGGCCGCCGCCCCGATGGCGCCCTGGGCGGGCCGCTTGCCTTCGCCGCGTACAATCCGGCAGTTGCGAAAGTTCTGTTCGATCTTCACAACGCCGCGGTGCCGGGAACGCTGAACCCGCACGTGCGCGAACTCGCCATTCTGGTGGCATGCCGCGAGACCAATTACAACCTGGAATGGAATGGTCACGAGCCGTCGGCAGTGAAGGAAGGTGTCGATCCCAAGGTCATCGACATCGTCCGCAGGAAGGCCGCGCTGACCGGCGTCAACGAACAGGACGCGGCGGTTATTCGCCTCGGCCGCCAGCTCTACACAGACCGGAAGGTGGACTCCGCCACGTTTGCAAAAGCCGTTCAACTATTCGGTCAGCGCGGAGCGATGGATCTCGTTGCGGTCATGAACACCTACGCCGTCAGCGGATTCTACGCCATCGCGGTCGATGAGCAGCCCGCGGCGGGTAAGCCTGCATTGGGCCAATCCAGGTAGCGAGAGGCACAAGGGTGCATCCTCATTGAGCGCCATCGACGCAGGTGAAACTATTCGGCAATCCTTTTGTGTTAGATTTTGAATTCACTCTGCCCGGGAGCACACTCATGAACTCGATATTTCGCTGTTGTCTTATTGCGGTGACGCTTGCAGGCACTACTTACGCTCAAAACAAAACACGGCCGGAGTTCGAAGTTGCATCGGTAAAGCCGTCCGATACATCGGACCTGCGGAACAGCTACATGCCTACGCTGGACGTACGGCCAGGCGCCGAACTGCGGATCAGCAACCGGCGGCTGGACGAGATCATCATGGTGGCTTACGGTATCGGAGGAAACCAGCTCTCCGGTCCACAGTGGCTGACCGAACTCACCACGGATCCGACACAGGTTGCACGCTTCGAAATCATTGCGAAGGTGCCCGAGGGTGCAACAAAGGACCAGGTTCCGCTGATGCTGCAGAATCTCCTGGAAGACCGGTTCAAACTGAAAGTCCATCGCGAGTCGAGGCCGACCCAGGTCTATTCATTGGACGTATCGCGCAACGGGCATAAGCTGACTCCCAGCGTATCCGACGGCCGCCGGCCGGCGGGCTGCGCCCGATCCATCGGCACCGGGGAAACCTATTCGGCTGCGGCGGATTGCTACAGCATCAGCATGGCGCAACTTGCGCAACAGTTGCCGGCGCTTGCGCCCGCGTATTTTCGTGAAGGACCGGTCGTGGATCATACCGGTCTGACAGGTTCTTTCGATATACGGCTTGAATGGAGGCGGCTCGACGAACTACAAAATGGGGCTTCGGGCAAGACAATCATTGAGGCTGTAAAGGATCTCGGATTGGACCTGGAAAAGAAACGGGAGAACGCCGAAGTGCTGATTGTTGATCACTGCGAGAGAATGCCGACAGAGAATTGAAATATTGGACGGGCGGGCAGGCAAAAGGCTCAAACTGATCGCAAGCGCCGGGCTCGCCGGGACGCGGCTCGACGCCGTTCTGGCCGGATGGCTGCCTGAGGCCCTGGGCCGGCCTGTTTCGAAAGCCAAAGTTCGAAAACTGATCATGGCGGGAGCGGTTCAGGTGAACGGAAGCCGCGTGAGGAATGCCGCGATTGCGTTGTCTCCCGGCGCGACGATCGAAGCGCATGTTGATCCTTCGAGGCTTTTCGATGATTTGACCGCACGCGACAAAAGGTTTGAGCTGACACCGGCTCGAATCCTGTTTGAAGATGCGGATCTGATCGCCATCGATAAACCGTCAGGCCTTCCGGCGCATCCGACTCTGGATGAGGGCCGGGATAATCTCGTTGCCGCCGTGACGCGATTCCTTGCGAAACGGGACGGACGGGCACCCTACATCGGACTCCATCATCGGCTCGATCGCGACACATCCGGAGTTGTGCTTTTCACCAAATCGCAGAGAGTGAATGCCGCTGTTGCCGAAGCATTCACACGGCGCCGGGTGGTCAAGATTTATCAGGCGCTAGCGGGCTCACACCGCAAGCTCGACAGTGAGTGGACCATCAAAAACCAGATCGGGAAAATCTCGACGAAGTCGAAGCGTGCAAAGTACGGAGCCGTCGATTCGGACGGCCAGGCCGCGGAGACATCGTTTCGTGTCATCGAACAGCATCCGCATGGAATCTGGATCGAGGCGGTTCCGAGGACCGGCCGAACGCATCAGATTCGAGTGCACCTTGCGGAATATGGCCTGCCCATCCTCGGCGATGATCTTTACGGCGAACCTTCCGCACTCGCTCCGCGTCTGATGCTTCACGCCAGCCGGTTGACTTTCCCGCACCCCATAACGGGCGCCGAAGTTATCGTGAAAAGCCCTTTACCCGGGGATTTCAAGAGCTGCCTTAATCGGATCGCCGGGTGACCGGAAAATCTCCCAGGTCTGCCGGCGAGTCGAGGAATGACGCGGGTGCGAAGGAGTACCACGCCTTACTGTGACGCCCAGCCTATTCCACACCCTGAGCTGATGCAATACGGTTCATAGATGGAGACTGGCTTGCACGCGTTCCACGGAGATTGATTTCTTATGTTGATCCCCATACCTGATTCTGTTTCAACGGACTCGCTCCATCCCACGGTATGTATTATCGGCGCAGGCCCTGCGGGTATCACGCTTGCCTGTGAGCTGGATGGAGAGCCCTTTGATGTGCTCTTGCTTGAAGCAGGTGAGACTGGTGTTTCCGGCGGTTCGCCGGAAGACTATCGGGGAACCGCAGAAAATCCGCACCCCAATCCTGCTGAATTCCGCCGCTTCTGTCTGGGCGGTTCCAGCAGCGTTTGGGGAGGACGATGCGTGCCCTATGATCCAATCGATTTTGAGCGCCGCGACTACGTCTCCAACAGCGGCTGGCCGCTTTCTTTTGCGGATGTCGCAAAACACTATCCCCGCGCGATGGAGTACTGCGATGCAGGACGTTTTGACTTCAGCACAAACGGTTCTATCGCCAGGCCTGCCGCAACGATTCCGGGCCTGGCGCAGCACCGGGACTTGCAAACAGACTGTATCGAGCGCTATAGCCTTCCCACTCATTTCGGCGCCAGGTACCGGAAAAAACTTCAAACATCACGCAATGTGACGACCATGTTGCAATCAAGATGCATCGCCATCAACAAGCGGCAAGGCGATGACCTCGTCGAATCCATTGTGTGATTGTCGACGCGGCAAACGTCCGGCGAACGGTGTTCGCAAAAATATTTGTGCTGGCTGTTGGCGGTATCGAAACGCCACGGCTGTTGCTGGCCACCGATGTCATGACCAATGGTCTTGGCAATCGCAGCGGGAAACTGGGCAGGTACTACGCATGTCATTTTGGAAATCTGTGCGCCCGCCTGGTTTGCGACGCCGCCAAACCGGCATTCGGCTTTGAAAAGACAACAGATGGTGTTTACTGCAGGCGCAAGTTGCTGTTTACGCCGGAAGCGCAACGGCAGCATCGCTTGCTGAACACGGCATTCAGACTGCATTTTCCGGACTATTCCGATGCCGCGCATGGCAGTGCAGTTATGTCCGTCATTTATCTGGCCAAAAGCACGCTGATTCCGAAATACCGGAAGCCAGCATCCAGACTGGCTCATGCCCGTAACGTCGTTGCCGGTTTTCCGCAAATGGTGAAATTCGGTTGGCAATGGTTGTTTCTGCGGCAACTTGCGGAACGCAAGTTACCGTACACATTGGTGCCCACTGCCGACGGCAGCTTTCCTCTGGAGTTCAATTGCGAACAGACACCGATGGAAAGCAGCCGGATTACACTGAACAGCGACCGTGACCGCCATGGTCTGCAGCGTGTGCACGTTGCATGGCGGGTGGCGGAGCACGATATCGCCGCTGCGTTTCGTGGTTTTCAATTGCTGCGTTCCGCCATTAACAGCACCGAATCCTGCCGCCTGGAATTTGATGAAGGACAGCTTGCAACCCAGCTGTCTCGATCTACGCCCGTCGGCGCTCATCATCTCGGAACGGCGCGTATGGCGCAGTCACCGGGCGAGGGCGTCGTCAATACACAGTGCGCCGTGTTTGACATACCTAATCTGTACATCGCCGGCTCTGCCGTATTTCCGACCAGCAGTCATGCCAATCCCACTTTGACGATCGTCGCATTAGCCTTGAGGCTTGGTGAACACTTGAAAGAAAAATTGAGCGGCACGAGCGTCGGTTGAGGAAGAGCGGCTCCGTCAATTCCCGGCGCGCCGCTTCCGCACGACGCGGTTCCACCACATTACAGCGCCGGTCACGAACATGGCGGCAGGCGCGAGTCCCGCCAGAGCCCATACCAGTTTCGTCGTCTGGTCGCAAAGGCCGGGTCCGTGGCAGGGAATTCCGATCCCGTTGATCCGGCCGAAATGTAAATAAGCGAGCCAGTAGATCACGCGATCCACGACGCGGACGCCTGCATTCGTATCGGTGACCGGCTCGATCCGGTCGGCGAAATCCTGAAATGCCTGCGGATTCCCCAGGTATGCTCCACTTAATCCGAACAAAACGGTAAAGCCGAACAACCAGAAACCGATCACGCTGTGCAGGTCCCATGTCCATCGCCGCCAGCCAACACCCCAGCGAAGAGTCAGGCTGCGCCGCCAGTTCTTGATTCCAGGCCACCACACCACGATTCCCGTGGCCGCGAGGATGAGCAGCGTCACCGCGCCGAAACCGTTCACGCTGCGGCCGGTGGTTCCACCCATCAGGTCGTCGTGCAACTCGAGAAGTTTGGAGACCGCCCAGATGCCGGGCGGCACAGAAGTACCGAGATCTGTGCCGGTGTATGGATTGAACAGGCGGTCTTTACGTCCGCCACGTCCGCTGAGCGAAATGCCGACAGCCTGATCCGGAGTCTGCGAACTACCCATGCTAATGACCCAGTATCCGGGATACGCGCGCAGCGCGGCCGCCTTGAGTTCGTCGTCTGAAAGCCGCGAGCCCGATGGAGTGACAAGAACAGGAGGGCGTGTCGCCGCCACGTACAGTTCGTTGCTGTAGACAACAATGCTGCCGGTCACGCTGACCACGAAAAGATACAGCCCGAAGCCGATTCCGCTCCACAGGTGGATCTGAAAAACGGCTTTGCGCAACCAAACGGTTTGCGGCTGTGAAACCCAACGGCCCCATGTTGTGGAAACACTCAGTTTCGGCGGAGCCGAGGCATCCATTTCTTCCATGATTTCTTTCATCCTATAACAGTACTGAAGCGACCCGCTCCTTCGTCTTTATTCGGCGGATATGGTAGTATGGCAGTATGTTAAAGGTCACCTTTACGGTTGATGAACAAACCGTCAATACGCTCAAGCGTATCGCAACACGGCTGAATAAGCCGCAAAGCGTGATCTTTCGTGAAGCGATACGTCATTATTCGGAACATGCCGACCAGCTGAGCCCGGAAGAACGCGACCGGATGCTGGCTGTCGTCGATCGAATAATGGCCCGAAAGCCTACCCGCCGCGACGCTGAGGTAGCCGCGGAACTCGCGGCAGTCCGTGCGGCTCGCAAGACGGGGGGCCGCCGCACTCGTGTGGCATGATCCATCTGGACACGTCGGCTTTGGTAGATTCTCTTACCGGCAAACGACGCTCGGGATTACGTCTGCGCCAATTCATAGAGAACGCTGAAAGAGTTCATTTAAGCGCGCTCGTTTTCTATGAATGGCGTCGTGGTCCAAGGCAACCGCAGGAAATCAAAGACCAGGAAGATCTTTTCCCGGCCGATCAAATCGTGACATTTGGCGCGGCTGAGGCATTAATTGCTGCGCGTCTGTACCGCCAGGTCAAACGTCCAAGGGGTCGAGAAATCGATATCGCAATTGCCGCTTGCGCGATTGCTCACAATGCCGACCTCTGGACCCTCAACGCAGCGGATTTTAAGGACATTCCGAATCTCAAGTTGGCGTGAACTCCGGCAGGTGGAATGAAAAAAACCTGAACAAAACCGGTGTTCGAGGAATTCACAAAGATATAAACTGCCTTGGTCTTGCGTCGCTGGATCATCCGGCCCGGGGCGAACGATGTGAGATGTCTTTATATCAGGTTGCGCGCTATCGCGCTTGCGTTTCGCCATTTGATCTCGAAGGAGAATGCATGACTATTCGAAGTTTCATAGCGCTTATCGCGGGCGGCTTTGCTGCCGCCGCAGCGATGTTCTACACGAGCTTCGCGCAAGCGCCGAACCCCGGACCGGCAGCGCCGCCGGCGCCGGATGCGGCGGTCCTCGCAAATTATCGACCCGTCACCGCCGAGCGCCTGAAGAGTCCGGAAGATGGCAACTGGCTGATGGTCCGGCGAACGTATGATGGCTGGGGCTACAGCCCTCTGAATCAGATCACGACCGCCAATGTCAGCCGCCTGAAGCCGGTGTGGGGCATGTTGACCGGCGAGGGCCGCGTCCACGAGTCGGCTCCGATCGTCAACAATGGCGTCATGTTTATCTCGACGCCCAACAACCAGGTGATAGCGATCGACGTCAAGGCCGGTAATATCCTGTGGCGCTATAGACGGCCGAGACCGCCCGGAACAAACGTTCCACACGACACCAGCCGCGGCGTTGGACTCTACGGCGATAAGGTGTTTTTCGCGGCCGGTGAAGCGGTTGTCGTCGCGTTGGACGCCAAGACCGGAAAGGAAGTCTGGACTGCGGCGATAGCCGACAATAAATCGGGCTATTACATTTCAATGGCTCCTCTCGTCGCCGCGGGAAAGCTGCTGGTCGGAACCTCCGGAGGCGAATTCGGAGTGCGGGGATTCGTCGCTGCGCTGGACCCGGATACAGGCCGGGAGTTGTGGCGAAGCTTTACAGTCCCGGCGCCCGGAGAGCCGGGCAGTGAAACATGGCCGGCCGGAGGGGACCAATGGAAGACGGGAGGCGCTTCGATCTGGGTTACCGGGAACTACGATCCAGAGACCAACCTCGCGTTTTTCGGCACCGGCAACGGAGGCCCCTGGATGGGAGACCAGCGTCCCGGAGACAACCTCTACACGTCGTCGACGATCGCCATCGACGTCAATACCGGAAAGATCAAGGGATACTTCCAATACCATCCGAATGACTCCTGGGATTGGGACGAAGTCTCACCGCCGATACTCGTGGACTACCAGCGAAACGGCCGCACGGTTAAAGGGCTGATCGACGTCGCGCGCGACGGCTATTTGTGGTTCCTCGAACGGACTGCCGACGGCCCTATCCACTTCGTCGAGGGCAAACCTTTCGTCTATCAGAACGTGTTCCGCAGTCTGGATCCGAAGACGGGTCGACCCGATGTCGATCCCGCGCGCAAACCCGGCACCGGCAAGACGGCGGACTTTTGCCCGAATTCGCACGGAGGCAAGAACTGGCCTCCGATTGCTTACAGCCCACAGACGCGAATGATCTACATTCCAGCCAACAACAACCTTTGCGGAACACTGACCGGCGCTCCGGTGACCTATTCGCCCGGCCGCGGATTCACCGGTACCGCGCGCGGCGCCGTCGGTCCGCCTCCACTGGCGCCGGGGGCCGATCACTTCGGCGAGGTACAGGCCTGGAACGTCGATACCGGAAAGAAGGTGTGGACCCACAATTATGACCG comes from Terriglobia bacterium and encodes:
- a CDS encoding carboxymuconolactone decarboxylase family protein — protein: STLVFSAQSASGLPADINPDSRARLPYMQRKNMDDAAQKIFDVLPGRRPDGALGGPLAFAAYNPAVAKVLFDLHNAAVPGTLNPHVRELAILVACRETNYNLEWNGHEPSAVKEGVDPKVIDIVRRKAALTGVNEQDAAVIRLGRQLYTDRKVDSATFAKAVQLFGQRGAMDLVAVMNTYAVSGFYAIAVDEQPAAGKPALGQSR
- a CDS encoding TIGR03435 family protein — translated: MNSIFRCCLIAVTLAGTTYAQNKTRPEFEVASVKPSDTSDLRNSYMPTLDVRPGAELRISNRRLDEIIMVAYGIGGNQLSGPQWLTELTTDPTQVARFEIIAKVPEGATKDQVPLMLQNLLEDRFKLKVHRESRPTQVYSLDVSRNGHKLTPSVSDGRRPAGCARSIGTGETYSAAADCYSISMAQLAQQLPALAPAYFREGPVVDHTGLTGSFDIRLEWRRLDELQNGASGKTIIEAVKDLGLDLEKKRENAEVLIVDHCERMPTEN
- a CDS encoding RluA family pseudouridine synthase; this translates as MDGRAGKRLKLIASAGLAGTRLDAVLAGWLPEALGRPVSKAKVRKLIMAGAVQVNGSRVRNAAIALSPGATIEAHVDPSRLFDDLTARDKRFELTPARILFEDADLIAIDKPSGLPAHPTLDEGRDNLVAAVTRFLAKRDGRAPYIGLHHRLDRDTSGVVLFTKSQRVNAAVAEAFTRRRVVKIYQALAGSHRKLDSEWTIKNQIGKISTKSKRAKYGAVDSDGQAAETSFRVIEQHPHGIWIEAVPRTGRTHQIRVHLAEYGLPILGDDLYGEPSALAPRLMLHASRLTFPHPITGAEVIVKSPLPGDFKSCLNRIAG
- a CDS encoding NAD(P)-binding protein encodes the protein MLIPIPDSVSTDSLHPTVCIIGAGPAGITLACELDGEPFDVLLLEAGETGVSGGSPEDYRGTAENPHPNPAEFRRFCLGGSSSVWGGRCVPYDPIDFERRDYVSNSGWPLSFADVAKHYPRAMEYCDAGRFDFSTNGSIARPAATIPGLAQHRDLQTDCIERYSLPTHFGARYRKKLQTSRNVTTMLQSRCIAINKRQGDDLVESIV
- a CDS encoding GMC family oxidoreductase, coding for MIVDAANVRRTVFAKIFVLAVGGIETPRLLLATDVMTNGLGNRSGKLGRYYACHFGNLCARLVCDAAKPAFGFEKTTDGVYCRRKLLFTPEAQRQHRLLNTAFRLHFPDYSDAAHGSAVMSVIYLAKSTLIPKYRKPASRLAHARNVVAGFPQMVKFGWQWLFLRQLAERKLPYTLVPTADGSFPLEFNCEQTPMESSRITLNSDRDRHGLQRVHVAWRVAEHDIAAAFRGFQLLRSAINSTESCRLEFDEGQLATQLSRSTPVGAHHLGTARMAQSPGEGVVNTQCAVFDIPNLYIAGSAVFPTSSHANPTLTIVALALRLGEHLKEKLSGTSVG
- a CDS encoding PepSY-associated TM helix domain-containing protein, which produces MKEIMEEMDASAPPKLSVSTTWGRWVSQPQTVWLRKAVFQIHLWSGIGFGLYLFVVSVTGSIVVYSNELYVAATRPPVLVTPSGSRLSDDELKAAALRAYPGYWVISMGSSQTPDQAVGISLSGRGGRKDRLFNPYTGTDLGTSVPPGIWAVSKLLELHDDLMGGTTGRSVNGFGAVTLLILAATGIVVWWPGIKNWRRSLTLRWGVGWRRWTWDLHSVIGFWLFGFTVLFGLSGAYLGNPQAFQDFADRIEPVTDTNAGVRVVDRVIYWLAYLHFGRINGIGIPCHGPGLCDQTTKLVWALAGLAPAAMFVTGAVMWWNRVVRKRRAGN
- a CDS encoding ribbon-helix-helix protein, CopG family yields the protein MLKVTFTVDEQTVNTLKRIATRLNKPQSVIFREAIRHYSEHADQLSPEERDRMLAVVDRIMARKPTRRDAEVAAELAAVRAARKTGGRRTRVA
- a CDS encoding type II toxin-antitoxin system VapC family toxin; this translates as MIHLDTSALVDSLTGKRRSGLRLRQFIENAERVHLSALVFYEWRRGPRQPQEIKDQEDLFPADQIVTFGAAEALIAARLYRQVKRPRGREIDIAIAACAIAHNADLWTLNAADFKDIPNLKLA
- a CDS encoding PQQ-dependent dehydrogenase, methanol/ethanol family codes for the protein MTIRSFIALIAGGFAAAAAMFYTSFAQAPNPGPAAPPAPDAAVLANYRPVTAERLKSPEDGNWLMVRRTYDGWGYSPLNQITTANVSRLKPVWGMLTGEGRVHESAPIVNNGVMFISTPNNQVIAIDVKAGNILWRYRRPRPPGTNVPHDTSRGVGLYGDKVFFAAGEAVVVALDAKTGKEVWTAAIADNKSGYYISMAPLVAAGKLLVGTSGGEFGVRGFVAALDPDTGRELWRSFTVPAPGEPGSETWPAGGDQWKTGGASIWVTGNYDPETNLAFFGTGNGGPWMGDQRPGDNLYTSSTIAIDVNTGKIKGYFQYHPNDSWDWDEVSPPILVDYQRNGRTVKGLIDVARDGYLWFLERTADGPIHFVEGKPFVYQNVFRSLDPKTGRPDVDPARKPGTGKTADFCPNSHGGKNWPPIAYSPQTRMIYIPANNNLCGTLTGAPVTYSPGRGFTGTARGAVGPPPLAPGADHFGEVQAWNVDTGKKVWTHNYDRSPNWGAMLATAGGLVFTGGTADRKIHAFDAATGKLLWESPTPSGILAPPTSFTVDGKQYIAVLSGWGGDSAGMQGTLNRAFPGQYPAVPEGGSIWVFALE